Proteins encoded together in one Planctomycetia bacterium window:
- a CDS encoding 7-cyano-7-deazaguanine synthase — MISRSRSPVVGLLVSGGLDSAILLGDLLEKGREVQPFYIRAGLFWERHELAALTRLLAHFAGEKLRPLVVLEMPLTDVYHDHWSVTGRGVPDGSTSDDAVYLPGRNALLLIKAALWCSLNGVDELAMAPLGSNPFSDATPEFFEGFQAVLNVATAGNLLLSRPFAPLHKSEVMQLGRSFPLDLTFSCIAPVGEFHCGGCNKCAERRQAFASVGIDDPTTYAATAR, encoded by the coding sequence ATGATTTCTCGCTCTCGATCGCCGGTTGTTGGGCTGCTCGTAAGCGGCGGTCTTGATAGCGCTATCTTGCTCGGCGACCTGTTGGAGAAGGGGCGTGAGGTACAGCCGTTCTACATCCGGGCCGGGCTCTTTTGGGAACGGCACGAGCTTGCCGCTCTCACGCGGCTGCTGGCACATTTCGCCGGCGAAAAGCTGCGGCCGCTCGTCGTGCTGGAGATGCCTCTAACGGACGTCTATCACGACCATTGGAGCGTGACGGGGCGTGGGGTGCCCGACGGCTCGACCTCGGACGACGCCGTGTATCTACCTGGTCGCAACGCCTTGCTGCTCATCAAGGCCGCGCTCTGGTGCAGCCTCAACGGTGTCGACGAGCTCGCGATGGCACCGCTGGGGTCGAATCCGTTCAGCGATGCGACGCCGGAATTCTTCGAGGGATTTCAAGCGGTATTAAACGTCGCAACCGCAGGAAATTTGCTGCTTTCGCGCCCTTTCGCTCCGCTGCATAAAAGCGAAGTCATGCAACTCGGCCGGTCGTTTCCGTTGGATCTGACCTTCTCTTGCATCGCGCCGGTCGGTGAATTCCATTGCGGCGGCTGTAATAAGTGTGCCGAACGACGCCAAGCTTTCGCTTCGGTCGGGATCGACGATCCGACGACTTACGCCGCGACCGCTCGTTAG
- a CDS encoding helix-turn-helix domain-containing protein: MAKLITQEEAAQLLGVSSADVSDMRQQQQLYGVRDGGAWKFKQEDVERLIEERAAGTAASGIDLPVDLDLDGPGSQIVLSEFELGDSGPGSSTVIGSSKKPNSDLDIVDSGLNLNDSGPIVPMAMKPAPKPKAPEADDASVFGSGSGLDLLASDVRLADPNSSNVLSGSSDVGPAAGRTMLTAELVDKPLDSSIKLTLRDTESVFGDPGSDVTRNLGGSGINLLDPKDSGMLLDDLDLSGASGISRIGGDTELKGDDDFLLTPLSEQTDDTTDSGSQVIALDGDFGDDATATLLAGEVPGLSAVLEGEGFGGGGFSRAGNAAMAGPSFGSVPDTRFGIGSVATLGLCSIVMTLTGIMMYDIIRNMWSFDKPLPVDSTLMDMILGRR; encoded by the coding sequence ATGGCCAAGCTCATTACGCAAGAAGAAGCGGCGCAATTGCTCGGGGTCTCCTCGGCCGACGTCAGCGATATGCGGCAGCAGCAGCAACTTTACGGCGTCCGCGACGGCGGTGCCTGGAAGTTTAAGCAAGAAGACGTCGAACGCTTAATTGAAGAGCGTGCCGCCGGCACAGCGGCCTCGGGCATCGATCTTCCGGTCGATCTCGACCTGGACGGCCCAGGCAGCCAGATCGTTTTGAGCGAGTTCGAGCTCGGCGACTCCGGTCCCGGTTCGAGCACCGTGATCGGTTCGTCGAAGAAACCGAACAGCGATCTCGACATCGTCGACTCCGGCCTGAATCTTAACGATTCCGGACCGATCGTTCCCATGGCTATGAAGCCCGCACCGAAGCCGAAGGCTCCCGAAGCGGACGACGCCAGCGTGTTCGGATCGGGCAGCGGCTTAGATCTTCTCGCGAGCGATGTACGCTTGGCCGACCCGAATAGCTCGAACGTCCTTTCCGGTTCCTCGGACGTTGGGCCGGCCGCCGGTCGCACGATGTTGACCGCCGAATTAGTCGACAAGCCGCTCGACTCCTCCATCAAGCTCACGCTCCGTGATACCGAAAGCGTGTTCGGCGATCCCGGTAGCGATGTGACTCGTAATCTCGGCGGCAGCGGCATCAACCTGCTCGACCCTAAAGACAGCGGCATGCTGCTCGACGATCTCGACCTGTCGGGTGCGAGCGGCATCTCCCGCATCGGCGGCGACACCGAGCTAAAAGGGGACGACGACTTCCTGTTGACCCCGCTTTCCGAACAAACCGACGACACGACCGATAGCGGTTCGCAAGTCATCGCGCTCGACGGCGACTTCGGCGACGACGCAACCGCCACGTTGCTCGCGGGTGAAGTTCCCGGCTTGAGCGCCGTTCTCGAAGGCGAAGGATTCGGCGGAGGAGGATTCTCTCGCGCCGGAAATGCAGCTATGGCCGGGCCAAGCTTCGGCTCGGTGCCCGACACGCGCTTCGGCATCGGCTCCGTGGCGACGCTAGGCCTTTGCTCGATCGTCATGACGCTCACCGGCATCATGATGTACGACATCATTCGCAACATGTGGAGTTTCGATAAGCCGCTCCCCGTCGACAGCACGCTGATGGACATGATTTTAGGACGACGCTGA
- the ccsA gene encoding cytochrome c biogenesis protein CcsA — MNSPMRFAGETFYQSGYSEAGRKLTTLSVVENSGWMLPYVSCMIVAVGMLAQFGIVLLRFLSRQQKPGDELKAPADARSKIAAPKSEREEPATRKQKGKAAFSAPPPMAHEEKSSFRSRYGIAIAVLLLVSLFEANLIRPPKPDDRGMDLAAFGRLPVGYESRVKPLDALARNSLVDLLNKQSFKFDYADRKAKSNSAVRWLLDVAVGKRETEDYQVFRIDNEDLVKALGLTPVPNMSYSWKQILEKTRPAASSPTGEELPELLVQAGQAREKADANKKLDASEREVVKLYQRMMLYKAIEAAFDDAGSRIQNKKDPAGEDPSIAWSSLLLELLQVTKKSAELEQTAKQPPMAVPLKDGSWITVVDASLLRYFNTSDHATDIAAVERQLGAMPDRWKLLLNDLDLQTRQARGNTAELAEIESKRRQIRSMQTATGKLAKLFALRNDPQKQLGPAGEKFLDILDAYRKGDAPAFNADVAAYRELIQQNPPNEYDLKRRDWEAFLLRSEPFFWNTAMYLIAFCFAAAAWLGYRKPLNRISFWIVAATFVVHTAALILRIYVTERPPVTNLYSSAVFIGWAAVLLGLILEAVYKNGFGNVVSSLAGLGSLLIAWLLSRQGDTIESLEAVLDTTFWLATHVTCITLGYATTYIAGLLGMVYVIRGVATPSLTQGEGKELARMTYCTLCFAIFFSFVGTVLGGLWADDSWGRFWGWDPKENGALIIVLWNALVLHARWDGLVKDRGLAVLAVFGNITTSWSYFGVNQLGVGLHNYGFNQQLMDVMTGFVISSLCVACLGMLPKDAWWSGSKLRGAE; from the coding sequence ATGAACAGCCCGATGCGGTTCGCCGGCGAGACGTTCTACCAGAGCGGCTATAGCGAAGCGGGTCGTAAACTGACGACGTTGTCGGTCGTGGAAAACTCCGGCTGGATGTTGCCGTATGTTTCGTGCATGATCGTCGCCGTCGGCATGTTGGCGCAGTTCGGCATCGTGCTGCTCCGCTTTCTCTCGCGACAACAAAAGCCGGGCGACGAACTCAAGGCTCCCGCTGATGCTCGCTCGAAGATCGCGGCGCCGAAATCGGAACGAGAAGAACCGGCGACCCGCAAGCAGAAAGGCAAAGCCGCTTTTTCCGCGCCGCCGCCGATGGCCCACGAAGAGAAGTCCTCGTTCCGCAGCCGCTACGGCATCGCCATCGCCGTGTTGCTGCTGGTCTCGTTGTTCGAAGCCAACCTGATCCGGCCACCGAAGCCGGACGACCGAGGGATGGACCTCGCGGCCTTCGGTCGCTTGCCGGTCGGCTACGAATCGCGAGTAAAGCCGCTCGATGCCTTAGCGCGCAACTCTCTGGTCGACCTGCTGAATAAGCAATCGTTTAAGTTCGACTACGCGGATCGCAAGGCGAAATCGAACTCGGCAGTCCGCTGGTTGCTCGACGTCGCCGTAGGAAAAAGGGAAACCGAAGACTACCAAGTTTTCCGTATCGACAATGAAGACCTCGTGAAGGCGCTAGGGCTTACGCCGGTGCCGAACATGAGCTATTCGTGGAAACAAATCTTGGAGAAAACACGCCCAGCCGCGAGTTCTCCGACCGGCGAAGAGCTTCCTGAACTGTTGGTTCAGGCCGGGCAGGCGCGGGAAAAAGCGGACGCCAACAAGAAGCTCGATGCCTCCGAGCGCGAAGTCGTGAAGTTGTACCAGCGGATGATGTTGTATAAGGCGATCGAGGCCGCGTTCGACGACGCCGGAAGTCGAATTCAAAACAAGAAAGATCCGGCGGGAGAAGACCCAAGCATCGCTTGGTCGTCGCTGCTGTTGGAGCTCTTGCAGGTCACGAAGAAGTCGGCGGAATTGGAACAGACGGCCAAGCAGCCGCCGATGGCCGTTCCGTTGAAAGACGGCTCGTGGATCACGGTCGTAGATGCCTCGCTGCTTCGTTACTTCAACACTTCGGATCACGCAACCGATATCGCCGCCGTGGAACGGCAACTCGGCGCCATGCCGGATCGCTGGAAACTCCTTTTGAACGATCTCGATCTTCAGACCCGACAAGCTCGGGGCAACACCGCCGAACTCGCCGAGATCGAATCGAAGCGACGACAAATTCGGAGCATGCAAACGGCGACGGGCAAGCTGGCGAAGCTCTTTGCGCTGCGCAACGATCCTCAGAAGCAACTCGGCCCGGCGGGGGAAAAGTTCCTGGATATTCTCGATGCCTATCGGAAAGGTGATGCCCCGGCATTCAACGCCGACGTCGCCGCCTATCGAGAACTGATCCAACAAAATCCACCGAATGAATACGATCTGAAACGCCGCGACTGGGAGGCCTTCCTGCTGCGGAGCGAGCCGTTTTTCTGGAACACGGCGATGTATCTCATCGCGTTCTGCTTCGCCGCCGCGGCTTGGCTCGGCTATCGCAAGCCGCTGAACCGAATCTCGTTTTGGATCGTCGCCGCGACGTTCGTCGTGCATACCGCCGCGTTGATCTTGCGGATCTACGTCACCGAGCGGCCGCCGGTTACCAATCTTTACTCTTCGGCCGTCTTCATCGGATGGGCCGCGGTGTTGCTCGGTTTGATTCTCGAAGCCGTTTACAAGAACGGCTTCGGCAACGTCGTGTCGTCGCTTGCCGGTTTGGGATCTCTCTTGATCGCGTGGCTTCTCTCGCGTCAAGGAGATACGATCGAGTCGCTGGAAGCGGTGCTCGACACCACGTTCTGGCTCGCGACCCACGTAACTTGCATCACGCTCGGCTACGCGACGACCTACATCGCCGGCCTATTGGGAATGGTGTACGTCATTCGAGGCGTCGCGACTCCCTCGCTGACGCAAGGCGAGGGGAAGGAACTCGCGCGCATGACCTACTGCACCCTCTGCTTCGCGATCTTCTTCAGCTTCGTCGGCACCGTGCTCGGCGGTCTTTGGGCCGACGACTCTTGGGGACGTTTCTGGGGTTGGGATCCCAAAGAAAACGGAGCGCTCATCATCGTGCTCTGGAACGCGTTGGTGCTGCATGCTCGTTGGGATGGGCTCGTCAAAGACCGGGGTCTAGCGGTCTTGGCGGTCTTCGGCAACATCACGACCAGTTGGTCTTATTTCGGCGTCAATCAATTGGGAGTCGGCCTCCACAACTACGGCTTCAATCAACAACTGATGGACGTCATGACCGGATTCGTGATCTCGTCGCTTTGCGTAGCGTGCCTGGGAATGCTGCCGAAAGACGCTTGGTGGAGCGGCAGCAAGCTGCGCGGAGCCGAGTAG
- the aroC gene encoding chorismate synthase — MLRYWTAGESHGKALVALVDGFPAGVDLRTEEIDSELLRRQGGYGRGGRQRIETDKVDILSGIWQGKSIGSPIALQVVNKDYKLERLGDLERPRPGHGDLTGAVKFLGSIRGVLERASARETTVRVAAGALAKQLLREFGITVFGYTLELGGVRLEPQPGTLEEQRAMRDKSEIYSLNIAQDEEIKSLIDTVGKEGDTLGGVLEVRVEGLPFGLGTHAQWDRKLDGRIAQAVMAVQAIKGVEIGLGFEAARRRGSQVHDAIHYDAAKRETPTLGYERPTNNAGGLEAGMTNGQPLVVRAAKKPISTLRKALDSVNLATKETEAANYERSDVCAVPAAGVIVENVVAFEVAAALCEKFGNDSLMEMQARYRLFSEMARER, encoded by the coding sequence ATGTTGCGTTATTGGACCGCCGGAGAAAGCCACGGAAAAGCGCTCGTCGCCCTCGTCGACGGGTTTCCGGCCGGCGTCGATCTGCGCACCGAAGAAATCGATTCCGAATTGCTACGACGCCAAGGGGGCTACGGCCGGGGCGGCAGGCAGCGTATCGAGACCGATAAGGTCGATATTCTCAGCGGCATTTGGCAAGGAAAGTCGATCGGCAGTCCGATCGCGCTCCAGGTCGTCAACAAAGATTACAAGCTCGAACGACTCGGCGACTTAGAACGCCCCCGGCCCGGCCACGGCGACCTCACCGGTGCGGTTAAGTTTTTGGGATCGATTCGAGGCGTGCTTGAACGCGCCAGCGCGCGTGAGACCACCGTGCGCGTCGCGGCCGGCGCGCTCGCGAAGCAGCTGTTGCGCGAGTTCGGCATTACGGTTTTCGGCTATACGCTCGAACTCGGCGGTGTTCGCCTGGAACCGCAGCCCGGCACGCTCGAAGAACAACGTGCGATGCGCGATAAGAGCGAGATCTATTCGCTCAACATCGCGCAAGACGAAGAGATCAAAAGCCTGATCGATACGGTCGGCAAAGAAGGAGACACGCTCGGCGGCGTGCTGGAAGTGCGCGTCGAAGGCTTGCCGTTCGGTTTAGGAACGCACGCTCAATGGGACCGCAAGCTCGACGGCCGAATCGCGCAAGCGGTCATGGCCGTGCAGGCGATCAAAGGAGTCGAGATCGGGCTCGGCTTCGAGGCCGCGCGCCGTCGCGGCTCGCAAGTACACGACGCCATTCATTACGATGCCGCGAAGCGCGAAACGCCGACGCTCGGCTACGAACGCCCGACGAACAACGCCGGTGGTTTGGAAGCGGGCATGACCAACGGACAGCCGCTGGTCGTACGGGCGGCGAAGAAGCCGATCAGCACGCTCCGTAAAGCGCTCGACTCCGTGAATCTTGCCACGAAAGAAACCGAAGCGGCGAACTACGAGCGGAGCGATGTGTGCGCGGTGCCGGCGGCGGGCGTGATCGTCGAGAACGTCGTGGCGTTCGAGGTGGCCGCGGCTCTCTGCGAGAAATTCGGCAACGATAGTTTGATGGAAATGCAGGCACGCTACCGATTGTTTTCGGAGATGGCTCGCGAACGATAG
- a CDS encoding phosphoribosylaminoimidazolesuccinocarboxamide synthase, with translation MTSSVTSSVVLESHIPSIPVRRGKVRDVYDLGERLLLVASDRISAFDWVLPTGIPDKGRVLTQISAFWFELLSGPNHVLSLDVDAAPLPKGVDREVLRGRTMLVRKTDVVPIECVVRGYLSGSGWKEYGRSGTVCGIKLPAGLRESDRLPEPIFTPATKAESGHDENISFDEMCRAVGTETAEELRTRSLDVYRRGAEYALTRGIIIADTKFEWGRTSEGIILIDEVMTPDSSRFWPVDRYEPGRAPPSFDKQFVRDWLETSGWDKNSPPPPLPEEVVVRTRAKYIEAYEQLTGRAFAWK, from the coding sequence ATGACATCTTCCGTGACCTCTTCCGTGGTTTTAGAGTCGCACATTCCTTCGATCCCCGTTCGTCGCGGCAAGGTCCGCGATGTTTATGATCTGGGGGAACGATTGCTGCTCGTCGCCAGCGACCGAATCAGTGCGTTCGATTGGGTCTTGCCGACCGGCATTCCCGACAAAGGACGCGTGCTGACTCAGATCAGTGCCTTCTGGTTCGAGCTGCTCTCGGGTCCGAATCATGTTCTTTCGCTGGACGTCGATGCAGCCCCATTGCCTAAGGGTGTCGATCGTGAGGTGCTCCGCGGGCGCACGATGCTCGTGCGCAAAACCGATGTGGTGCCGATCGAATGCGTCGTGCGCGGCTATCTCTCGGGTTCCGGTTGGAAAGAGTATGGCCGAAGCGGGACCGTGTGCGGAATCAAACTTCCTGCCGGATTGCGCGAGAGCGATCGCTTGCCGGAGCCGATCTTCACTCCGGCGACGAAGGCCGAGAGCGGGCACGATGAAAATATTTCCTTCGACGAGATGTGCCGTGCAGTAGGAACTGAAACTGCCGAAGAACTCCGGACGCGAAGTCTCGACGTTTATCGCCGCGGTGCCGAGTATGCGTTGACGCGGGGGATCATCATCGCCGACACGAAATTCGAGTGGGGCCGGACTTCGGAGGGGATCATTTTGATCGACGAAGTCATGACGCCCGACAGCTCACGATTTTGGCCCGTCGATCGCTATGAGCCGGGACGAGCACCCCCCTCGTTCGATAAGCAGTTCGTGCGTGACTGGCTGGAGACGTCGGGCTGGGACAAAAACAGTCCGCCGCCGCCGCTGCCCGAGGAGGTCGTCGTGCGGACCCGCGCTAAGTATATCGAAGCCTACGAACAGCTTACGGGCCGGGCATTCGCTTGGAAGTAA
- a CDS encoding DUF2892 domain-containing protein, translated as MMIASTRERVPKHTNACVNARIREQTQMSIAHYMAAGDAAISFRLAELDREWDIERFLEANAATASLVGLSLGALKHRAWFIMPAVIAGFLLQHAVDGWCPPMPVLRRLGFRTANEIDYERYALKALRGDFQDIPENQSPDRALVAAER; from the coding sequence ATCATGATTGCTTCTACTCGCGAACGTGTTCCGAAACATACGAATGCCTGCGTCAACGCGCGGATTCGAGAACAAACCCAGATGAGCATCGCCCATTATATGGCGGCCGGCGACGCTGCGATTTCCTTCCGGCTTGCGGAACTGGATCGCGAGTGGGATATCGAACGATTTCTCGAAGCGAACGCCGCGACGGCATCGCTCGTCGGTTTGTCGCTCGGGGCACTGAAACATCGTGCCTGGTTCATCATGCCGGCCGTGATCGCTGGTTTCTTGCTGCAACATGCCGTCGATGGCTGGTGCCCGCCGATGCCGGTTCTTCGTCGCCTAGGTTTCCGTACGGCGAACGAAATCGACTATGAACGCTATGCTCTAAAAGCACTGCGAGGCGACTTCCAAGACATTCCTGAGAATCAATCTCCGGATCGGGCCTTAGTCGCTGCGGAACGCTAG
- a CDS encoding SpoIIE family protein phosphatase has product MAVLQVLKGMTAGQIFQLSGERMILGRHPECDIVLDVGAVSRQHAVVVRQNNEFFVEDLKSRNGTFVNGEVVSGRQRLQENDRVKVCDIIFAFHQGTPVGGKELAPPIIPLDDSSRATFVDDTSEKTAGTIMSSFDVQSNKSGFQISVNPELKLQALLEITRNLATSIDLNIVLGKVIDSLFKIFIQADRGFVVLRDPATGTLVPRAVKYRRGDDAESIRISRTIVNQVMTSCEAILSADAAGDTRFDGSQSIADFRIRSMMCAPLIDTSGKALGVIQIDTLDQRSRFQSGDLDVLAGVAYQAAFAIENAQLHTDALRQQAFERDLDLAHKVQQGFLPATPPQISSYEFFDFYEAANQIGGDYFDYVPLQGGRIAVVIGDVAGKGMPAALLMAKLSADVRYSLASSTSPADAVNRLNAGFARSDWQDRFVTFVSVTLDPVRHEVTVVNAGHMSPYLRHADGRVEMIGENEKGLPLGVVPDAEFEAATVPLLPGDVLTLYTDGINEAMNSDNLLYGFERLEVQLNKAGRGSAVLGKAILEDVNLFVGKRAQSDDRCLICFGRV; this is encoded by the coding sequence ATGGCCGTACTGCAAGTTCTCAAGGGAATGACCGCCGGTCAAATCTTTCAATTGAGCGGCGAGAGAATGATTCTCGGCCGTCATCCGGAATGCGACATCGTCTTGGATGTCGGCGCCGTGAGCCGGCAACATGCCGTCGTGGTGCGTCAGAACAACGAGTTCTTCGTCGAAGATTTGAAGAGCCGCAACGGGACGTTCGTGAACGGCGAGGTCGTCAGCGGTCGTCAGCGGTTGCAAGAGAACGACCGCGTGAAGGTTTGCGACATCATCTTCGCCTTTCATCAAGGGACTCCGGTCGGCGGCAAAGAACTCGCGCCGCCGATCATCCCGCTCGACGATAGCTCGCGTGCGACGTTCGTCGACGACACCAGCGAAAAGACCGCCGGAACGATCATGTCGTCGTTCGACGTACAGTCGAACAAGTCGGGCTTTCAGATCTCGGTCAATCCCGAGTTGAAGCTGCAAGCTCTGCTCGAGATCACGCGCAACCTCGCGACTTCGATCGATCTGAACATCGTGCTCGGCAAAGTGATCGACAGTCTGTTTAAGATTTTTATTCAAGCCGACCGCGGCTTCGTCGTGCTGCGCGACCCGGCGACGGGGACCTTGGTTCCGCGCGCCGTGAAGTATCGACGGGGCGACGATGCGGAATCGATTCGGATCAGTCGCACGATCGTGAATCAGGTGATGACGTCGTGCGAAGCGATTCTTTCGGCCGATGCGGCCGGCGATACCCGCTTCGACGGCAGCCAGAGCATCGCCGATTTTCGGATTCGCTCGATGATGTGTGCGCCGCTGATCGATACCTCGGGTAAGGCGCTCGGGGTTATCCAGATCGACACGCTCGACCAGCGAAGCCGATTCCAGTCGGGCGATCTCGACGTCTTGGCGGGGGTCGCCTATCAAGCCGCGTTTGCGATCGAGAACGCGCAGCTCCATACCGACGCCTTACGGCAACAAGCTTTCGAGCGCGATCTTGATCTCGCTCACAAGGTGCAGCAAGGCTTCTTGCCTGCCACGCCGCCGCAGATTTCGTCGTATGAGTTTTTCGATTTCTATGAAGCGGCCAATCAGATCGGCGGCGACTACTTCGATTATGTTCCGCTCCAAGGGGGGCGCATCGCGGTCGTAATCGGCGACGTGGCGGGGAAAGGGATGCCCGCGGCATTGCTCATGGCGAAGCTCTCGGCCGACGTGCGCTATTCGTTGGCGAGCAGCACCTCGCCGGCCGATGCCGTGAATCGACTCAACGCCGGATTCGCACGGAGCGATTGGCAAGATCGATTCGTGACTTTCGTTTCCGTTACGCTTGATCCCGTCCGACACGAAGTCACGGTTGTCAATGCCGGGCACATGTCTCCGTATTTGCGACACGCCGACGGCCGAGTCGAAATGATCGGCGAGAACGAGAAAGGCTTGCCGCTCGGCGTCGTTCCGGATGCCGAGTTCGAAGCGGCGACGGTTCCTCTCTTGCCGGGAGACGTGCTCACGCTTTACACCGACGGCATCAATGAAGCGATGAACTCCGACAATCTGCTTTACGGCTTCGAGCGCTTGGAAGTGCAACTCAACAAGGCAGGCCGTGGTTCCGCCGTGCTCGGCAAGGCGATTCTCGAAGATGTGAATCTCTTCGTCGGCAAGCGTGCGCAGAGCGACGATCGTTGCCTTATCTGCTTCGGCCGCGTTTAA
- a CDS encoding ABC transporter ATP-binding protein gives MAYLEIKNLRKSFGCGPGKVEALDQVNFSVKAGEFVAFVGAPGSGKTTLVSLVAGLIMPDFGSITLSGKPVVGPGPDRGILAHSQTLLPWLSIIDNIAVAVETVLPSSTLMQRRRHAEKYVEMVGLSSNMHKKPRELSDGMRQRVSLARTLAMNPDVMLFDEPLGGLVSSSRHEMQALIGRIAAIERKTCLWMTDDVEEAVLLADRVIALTPGPRSTVSSEFTIDLPPRSRDRKLAQTARFHALCDTIETHLLTQREEKILRPLCPAEIRPAPPHAVFHAETAATEPAASENLAAPHMLDKASTMMLMHHP, from the coding sequence ATGGCTTACCTGGAAATCAAGAATCTCAGAAAATCATTCGGTTGCGGGCCGGGCAAGGTGGAAGCGCTCGATCAGGTGAACTTTTCGGTCAAGGCCGGCGAATTCGTCGCCTTCGTCGGCGCGCCCGGAAGCGGCAAGACGACGCTCGTCTCGCTCGTCGCCGGGCTCATCATGCCGGACTTCGGCTCGATCACGCTCAGCGGCAAGCCGGTCGTCGGTCCCGGGCCCGATCGCGGCATCTTGGCCCACTCGCAAACTTTGCTCCCTTGGCTCAGCATCATCGACAACATCGCCGTGGCGGTCGAGACGGTGCTCCCTTCGTCGACGCTGATGCAACGACGTCGCCATGCCGAGAAGTACGTCGAGATGGTCGGCCTGTCGTCGAATATGCACAAGAAGCCGCGCGAGCTTTCCGACGGAATGCGGCAACGCGTATCGCTTGCCCGCACGCTCGCGATGAATCCCGACGTCATGCTTTTCGACGAGCCGCTCGGGGGGCTGGTCAGTTCTTCACGACACGAAATGCAAGCGTTGATCGGTCGGATCGCCGCGATCGAGCGCAAGACTTGCCTGTGGATGACGGACGACGTCGAAGAGGCGGTGTTGCTCGCAGATCGCGTCATCGCGCTCACGCCCGGACCGCGCTCGACCGTCAGCAGTGAATTTACCATCGACCTACCGCCGCGCTCCCGCGACCGCAAGCTAGCGCAGACCGCGCGGTTCCATGCTTTGTGCGATACGATCGAGACCCATCTCCTCACGCAGCGCGAAGAAAAAATCCTGCGACCTCTGTGCCCGGCCGAGATTCGCCCCGCCCCTCCGCATGCGGTCTTCCATGCGGAGACGGCGGCAACGGAGCCCGCAGCGAGCGAAAATCTGGCGGCTCCGCACATGCTGGATAAAGCGAGCACGATGATGCTCATGCATCATCCGTAG
- a CDS encoding metallophosphoesterase — MRIGIFADIHDHLDNARAAVAEFNARRCELVVFAGDFVSTFVVPVLRDLNCKLIGCFGDNEGNKVGLLGGLRIVGSVGDPPLGFRASDGTRILVTHQFELLRGDIEGADVIVYGHTHKPSVERDAGGRLFVNPGETSGWTYRKPSIAILETSPLAADIVWLPPLAPLPPRAINRSKRSRD; from the coding sequence ATGCGCATCGGTATCTTCGCCGACATCCACGATCATCTCGATAATGCCCGCGCGGCGGTGGCCGAGTTTAATGCGCGCCGGTGCGAACTGGTCGTCTTCGCCGGCGATTTCGTTTCGACGTTCGTCGTGCCGGTGTTGCGCGATCTGAACTGCAAGCTGATCGGCTGCTTCGGGGACAATGAAGGAAACAAGGTTGGGCTGTTGGGCGGATTGCGCATCGTCGGCTCGGTCGGCGACCCGCCCCTCGGGTTTCGCGCCTCAGATGGAACTCGCATCCTCGTAACCCATCAATTCGAGCTTCTGCGCGGCGACATCGAAGGGGCCGACGTGATCGTCTACGGTCATACGCACAAGCCGAGCGTAGAACGAGATGCCGGCGGGCGGCTCTTCGTGAACCCAGGAGAAACGAGCGGCTGGACTTATCGTAAGCCGTCGATCGCGATCTTGGAAACGAGTCCTTTGGCCGCGGACATCGTTTGGCTGCCGCCCCTTGCTCCGCTACCGCCGCGGGCGATCAATCGCTCGAAGCGCAGCCGCGATTAG